One Aquarana catesbeiana isolate 2022-GZ linkage group LG06, ASM4218655v1, whole genome shotgun sequence genomic region harbors:
- the LOC141148556 gene encoding uncharacterized protein isoform X3, with translation MKFPDFFFLLLLHRSCSALDVVGTKTHNALIGSTTVIPCSFTVDSPPINPQFLAILWQYEEKELVRYDNKEKSATPRMSIDEKETRQGNASLTIHNVTIDDQGTYKCLVIYSPDRKVKEIQLNIQAAPKVTLVKKALSKNGKNHLLCLITNIFPKDITVTWLRNGQALNESELGIFEMDAHGIYRVNSSLTISPKEGHLIITCQVEHVSLSDPIQDSYTVQYGAEPKITFFSSYNGDKEIFVCEVKEFYPEAVEIKWLIDGKMTEPSRRNADGTYNKWDHFLISGNQKKPNKISCVVEHETLDSPLMENLKVKDGKDSQTPVLITSVSVLTILLTAGILAALWIYKKKYFQRFQVSPIHIPRGWSRNTDEKVTMYCTAFNCPGKIHVTWTVVEKTGENVSIADHQTRSDGEESGQLMNRSYAVVTDQFELNGLYNAITSLTFTPTILKHRNTKVTCSFLSSGKSIKKDKDWSFITSKPCLSTPLKMSLGDLGDVVCSVTLEKFYPKNIEIKWSSGVGNYQELEHETNFIDESDYTFKCESECRVPGNLFKDPGFRVRVTWTHQSLNHPQNQEVTATDLPWFPLMEDIPVPLLVHGREAKLQCEIRGFFPNNLEVKWLRREAEKEELYDVSSSDKYKIPMMETKQDFNKTYICSTSLIVSMSAITDKGVEFICRVTHPSLKTYLEKRTGELRVKGYFYILFESGKKQLDQADRETSEMFISNTHLEIKETENSVES, from the exons GTTCAGCGCTGGATGTTGTGGGAACCAAAACGCACAATGCTTTGATAGGATCCACCACTGTTATCCCCTGCTCATTCACAGTGGACAGTCCTCCCATAAACCCCCAGTTCTTGGCCATCTTGTGGCAGTATGAAGAGAAAGAATTAGTAAGATATGACAACAAGGAGAAATCTGCCACCCCGAGGATGTCCATCGATGAGAAGGAGACAAGACAGGGTAATGCTTCactgacaatccacaatgtgaccATCGATGACCAGGGGACCTACAAGTGTTTAGTCATCTACAGTCCTGACAGGAAGGTAAAGGAGATCCAGTTAAATATTCAAG CTGCTCCAAAGGTAACGTTGGTGAAGAAGGCTCTGTCCAAGAATGGGAAAAACCATCTGCTCTGCCTGATCACAAATATCTTCCCCAAGGACATCACCGTGACCTGGCTCAGGAATGGCCAGGCCCTAAATGAATCAGAGTTAGGAATATTTGAGATGGATGCCCATGGGATTTACAGAGTAAACAGCTCTCTAACCATCTCTCCCAAAGAGGGTCATCTAATCATCACCTGCCAGGTGGAACATGTGTCTCTCTCAGATCCCATCCAAGATAGCTATACAGTGCAGTATGGAG CGGAGCCTAAGATCACATTCTTCTCATCTTATAATGGCGATAAGGAGATATTTGTGTGTGAGGTGAAGGAGTTTTACCCTGAGGCTGTGGAAATTAAATGGCTAATTGATGGAAAAATGACAGAACCCTCCAGGAGGAATGCAGATGGCACCTATAATAAATGGGACCATTTCTTGATATCTGGAAACCAGAAAAAGCCAAACAAGATCTCCTGTGTGGTGGAACATGAGACATTGGATAGTCCATTGATGGAGAACCTAAAAGTAAAAG ATGGGAAGGACTCTCAAACACCTGTCCTGATTACCTCTGTATCAGTATTAACAATACTATTAACAGCTGGGATTTTGGCTGCATTGTGGATCTACAAGAAAAAAT ATTTTCAGCGGTTCCAGGTGAGTCCTATACACATCCCACGTGGATGGAGTAGGAATACAGATGAGAAGGTGACTATGTATTGTACAGCATTCAACTGTCCAGGGAAAATCCATGTGACCTGGACTGTGGTAGAGAAAACTGGAGAGAACGTAAGCATAGCAGACCATCAGACAAGGAGCGATGGAGAAGAAAGTGGCCAGTTGATGAACAGAAGTTATGCAGTGGTGACTGACCAATTTGAGTTAAACGGATTATACAACGCGATCACATCACTGACCTTCACACCAACTATATTAAAACATCGTAATACCAAGGTCACCTGCAGCTTCCTCTCCAGTGGAAAAAGCATAAAGAAAGACAAGGATTGGAGCTTTATCACTT CCAAACCTTGTCTGTCAACCCCGTTGAAGATGTCCCTAGGTGACCTCGGAGATGTTGTGTGTTCTGTCACCCTGGAAAAGTTTTATCCTAAAAATATCGAGATAAAATGGAGTTCTGGAGTTGGAAATTACCAGGAACTTGAGCATGAAACGAATTTCATAGATGAGTCAGACTACACATTTAAGTGTGAAAGTGAATGTCGAGTCCCAGGAAATCTCTTCAAGGATCCAGGTTTCCGAGTACGGGTGACGTGGACGCATCAATCTTTGAATCATCCACAGAACCAAGAGGTGACTGCAACAG ATCTTCCCTGGTTTCCGTTGATGGAAGACATACCAGTGCCTTTACTAGTGCACGGAAGAGAAGCCAAACTACAGTGTGAAATCCGGGGGTTTTTCCCCAACAATCTTGAGGTGAAGTGGTTACGGAGAGAAGCAGAAAAAGAGGAGTTGTATGACGTGTCCTCCAGTGATAAATACAAGATTCCAATGATGGAAACCAAGCAAGACTTTAATAAGACTTACATCTGTTCCACCAGTCTCATTGTATCTATGTCAGCCATAACAGACAAAGGGGTGGAATTTATCTGTCGAGTAACACATCCAAGTCTGAAGACCTATCtggagaagaggacaggagagcttAGAGTGAAAG